One Microbacterium keratanolyticum DNA window includes the following coding sequences:
- the pdxR gene encoding MocR-like pyridoxine biosynthesis transcription factor PdxR, producing the protein MQKTRPILAWETLLDIARTDAPAPLRERVEHALRRAIDDGHLVPGSALPPSRTLAENLGVSRWVITEAYGQLVAEGVLDARAGSVTRVAAPTLSERMPPPHPPSDHPAPTATPVDARFDLRPGLPDLRATPRARWGSAVKAALSSIADRDLAAAHPGGYAPARQAVSDYLGRSRHVATTADRVVITHGASDGMSILARELRRQGHRAILVEDPSWPRLRDIAQTHGLRTIPIPVDDDGIDVEALAAASVRTGARVALLTPAHQFPVGAALSPARREQVIAWAHAVDGLIIEDDYDAEFRYDRRPIAALQRLAPDRVALIGSLSKSVSPALGLGWMVLPHGLNPEHSPAMPSLIDQAALAHFLVRGDLERHLRAARSRFRRRRAALLDALRAELPDASISGIAAGMHLLLELPAGADAAELARRGRDHGLALTPLRRYEDVSRRPEALVLGYGNLDDTLVSAATAALATLLRARSETPVASVRSERTLTG; encoded by the coding sequence GCAGAAGACCAGACCAATTCTGGCGTGGGAGACGCTGCTCGACATCGCGCGCACGGACGCTCCCGCGCCGCTCCGCGAACGCGTCGAGCACGCGCTGCGCCGCGCGATCGATGACGGTCACCTCGTACCCGGCTCGGCGCTGCCCCCCAGTCGCACGCTCGCCGAGAATCTGGGCGTCTCCCGATGGGTGATCACCGAGGCCTATGGGCAGCTCGTCGCAGAGGGCGTGCTCGATGCCAGGGCAGGCTCCGTCACGCGCGTCGCCGCGCCCACGCTCAGCGAGCGGATGCCGCCGCCGCATCCGCCGTCGGATCACCCGGCTCCGACGGCGACTCCCGTGGACGCGCGATTCGACCTCCGTCCCGGTCTCCCCGATCTGCGGGCGACTCCGCGTGCACGCTGGGGTTCCGCGGTGAAAGCAGCACTCTCGTCGATCGCCGACCGCGACCTCGCCGCCGCGCACCCCGGTGGCTACGCGCCCGCGCGCCAGGCGGTCTCCGACTATCTCGGGCGCTCTCGCCACGTCGCCACGACGGCCGATCGTGTCGTGATCACGCACGGCGCATCCGACGGCATGAGCATCTTGGCGCGGGAACTACGACGCCAGGGACACCGCGCGATCCTCGTCGAAGACCCCAGCTGGCCTCGCCTTCGCGACATCGCGCAGACCCACGGTTTGCGCACGATCCCGATCCCCGTGGACGACGACGGCATCGACGTCGAGGCGCTCGCCGCCGCATCCGTTCGCACCGGCGCGCGAGTGGCGCTGCTCACCCCGGCGCACCAGTTCCCCGTCGGGGCGGCGCTGTCTCCCGCGCGGCGTGAGCAGGTGATCGCGTGGGCGCACGCGGTGGACGGACTGATCATCGAAGACGACTACGACGCAGAGTTCCGCTACGACCGGAGGCCCATCGCCGCGCTGCAGCGACTCGCACCAGACCGCGTCGCGCTCATCGGATCGCTGTCGAAGTCGGTGTCTCCCGCACTGGGCCTGGGATGGATGGTGCTCCCCCACGGGCTGAATCCCGAGCACTCTCCGGCGATGCCGTCGCTCATCGACCAGGCGGCGCTGGCGCACTTCCTCGTGCGGGGCGACCTCGAACGCCACCTGCGTGCCGCGCGGTCCCGCTTCCGTCGACGTCGCGCGGCACTGCTGGACGCCCTTCGAGCCGAGCTTCCCGACGCGTCGATCTCAGGCATCGCGGCAGGGATGCACCTGCTGCTGGAGCTGCCCGCGGGCGCCGATGCCGCAGAGCTCGCGCGGCGCGGGCGCGATCACGGCCTCGCGCTCACCCCGCTGCGACGGTACGAGGATGTCAGCCGACGCCCCGAAGCGCTCGTCCTCGGATACGGCAACCTCGACGACACTCTGGTGTCCGCCGCGACCGCAGCGCTCGCCACGCTCCTACGCGCCAGGTCGGAAACACCGGTCGCCTCGGTGAGGAGCGAGCGTACGCTGACGGGATGA
- a CDS encoding acyl-CoA dehydrogenase, which translates to MAADTPYVPPVSDYAFLYGEAFGLDLVARSSGGEITAEDAAEIVAGAGEFAASVLAPLEAVGDQVGAQLVDGTVRLPEGFAEAYLALVESGWITAEAPASAGGDGLPESVRAGLGEIWNASNAAFALCWLLTAGQIHALDAVASPEMREKFLTKLVSGEWTGTMNLTEPDAGTDLGAIRTMATPNDDGSWAISGQKIFITWGDHDIAENILHLVLARTPGAPEGAKGLSLFVVPRNHVADDGTVGERNGVTTVALEHKLGIHASPTCVLAYEGATGYLAGELHGGLAGMFVMMNSARAGMGFQATGISDRAYQQALAYAESRLQGPVIGRPAGTPIAQHPDVQRMLLSMSSRIFAMRALGVFTGDLFDRAETDGTGALAEFFVPILKGWATEDALLVTSDAIQVHGGMGFIEETGVAQHYRDARIMPIYEGTTAIQSNDLVGRKVIRDQGATAETLFVQIDETIAHLRALSHDVAQRTADRLERAVAASRRATADLIGFAGSPRDAYAVSVPYLMLLGTLAGGWMHGFAVVATLGSADADAARLTSADFYGAHHLPRVHALAETVAAGEIA; encoded by the coding sequence ATGGCCGCCGACACCCCCTATGTCCCGCCCGTATCCGACTACGCCTTCCTCTATGGCGAAGCATTCGGGCTCGACCTGGTGGCGCGTTCCAGCGGAGGAGAGATCACGGCGGAGGATGCGGCGGAGATCGTCGCCGGTGCCGGGGAGTTCGCCGCATCCGTCCTCGCTCCTCTCGAAGCTGTCGGCGATCAGGTCGGCGCGCAGCTCGTCGACGGCACGGTGCGTCTTCCGGAAGGATTCGCCGAGGCCTACCTGGCGCTCGTGGAATCCGGATGGATCACGGCAGAGGCTCCCGCATCCGCGGGTGGTGACGGCCTGCCGGAGTCGGTGCGCGCCGGACTGGGCGAGATCTGGAACGCCTCGAACGCGGCGTTCGCGCTGTGCTGGCTGCTCACGGCCGGTCAGATCCACGCGCTCGATGCCGTCGCATCACCCGAGATGCGTGAGAAGTTCCTCACCAAGCTCGTGAGCGGCGAGTGGACCGGCACCATGAACCTCACCGAGCCGGACGCCGGCACCGACCTCGGTGCGATCCGCACGATGGCGACGCCGAACGACGACGGCAGCTGGGCGATCAGCGGCCAGAAGATCTTCATCACCTGGGGTGACCACGACATCGCAGAGAACATCCTGCACCTCGTGCTCGCTCGCACGCCGGGAGCGCCGGAGGGGGCGAAGGGTCTGTCGCTCTTCGTCGTGCCGCGCAACCACGTCGCCGACGACGGCACCGTGGGAGAACGCAACGGCGTGACGACCGTGGCTCTGGAGCACAAGCTCGGCATCCACGCGAGCCCCACCTGTGTGCTCGCCTACGAAGGTGCCACCGGGTACCTCGCGGGTGAGCTGCACGGAGGCCTCGCCGGCATGTTCGTCATGATGAACTCTGCGCGCGCAGGCATGGGGTTCCAGGCGACCGGCATCTCAGACCGCGCCTACCAGCAGGCGCTCGCGTACGCGGAGTCGCGTCTGCAGGGCCCGGTCATCGGACGCCCTGCAGGAACGCCGATCGCCCAGCATCCGGATGTGCAGCGGATGCTGCTGTCGATGTCGAGCCGCATCTTCGCGATGCGCGCGCTCGGCGTCTTCACCGGCGACCTCTTCGATCGGGCCGAGACCGACGGCACCGGTGCGCTGGCAGAGTTCTTCGTGCCGATCCTGAAGGGCTGGGCGACGGAGGACGCATTGCTTGTCACCTCGGACGCGATCCAGGTGCACGGCGGCATGGGCTTCATCGAAGAGACCGGTGTCGCGCAGCACTACCGCGATGCGCGCATCATGCCGATCTACGAGGGCACCACGGCGATCCAGTCGAACGATCTCGTCGGTCGCAAGGTGATCCGCGACCAGGGTGCGACGGCCGAGACGCTGTTCGTGCAGATCGACGAGACGATCGCGCATCTGCGCGCGCTCTCGCATGACGTGGCGCAGCGCACGGCTGACCGGCTGGAGCGCGCCGTGGCTGCCTCCCGTCGCGCGACCGCCGACCTGATCGGCTTCGCCGGGTCACCCCGTGACGCGTATGCCGTCAGCGTGCCGTACCTCATGCTGCTGGGCACGCTTGCCGGCGGTTGGATGCATGGCTTCGCGGTCGTCGCGACGCTGGGCTCTGCGGACGCGGATGCGGCGCGCCTGACGTCCGCGGACTTCTATGGCGCTCACCATCTGCCGCGCGTGCATGCGCTGGCGGAGACGGTCGCGGCGGGGGAGATCGCCTAG
- a CDS encoding pyridoxal phosphate-dependent aminotransferase, translating into MTERAPLSRKLSAIAESATLKVDAKAKALKAEGKAIISYAAGEPDFSTPQFIVDAAAEALADPASYRYTPAAGLPALREAIAAKTLRDSGLEVSPNQVIVTNGGKQAVYQAFQAVVNPGDEVLLPAPYWTTYPEAIRLADGIPVEVFAGADQEYKVTVAQLEAARTERTTVLVFVSPSNPTGSVYTAEETAAIGQWALEHGIWVISDEIYQNLTYEGVKATSIVEAVPELAGQTLLVNGVAKTYAMTGWRVGWMVGPADAIKVAGNLQSHLSSNVNNVAQKAAIAALNGPQTEAEQMREAFDRRRRLIVSELSKIDGMVVPNPLGAFYVYPDVQGLLNRTWGGVTPTTSLELADLILEQAEVAVVPGEAFGPSGYIRMSYALGDDQLLEGVQRLQRLFS; encoded by the coding sequence GTGACCGAACGCGCTCCTCTCTCCCGCAAACTCTCCGCCATCGCCGAGTCGGCGACGCTCAAGGTTGACGCCAAGGCCAAGGCTCTGAAGGCCGAGGGCAAGGCGATCATCTCCTACGCCGCCGGCGAGCCTGACTTCTCGACGCCGCAGTTCATCGTGGACGCCGCGGCCGAGGCTCTCGCCGACCCGGCCAGCTACCGTTACACCCCCGCAGCCGGGCTTCCCGCACTCCGCGAGGCGATCGCCGCGAAGACGCTGCGCGACTCCGGGCTCGAGGTCTCCCCGAACCAGGTCATCGTCACCAACGGTGGCAAGCAGGCTGTCTACCAGGCGTTCCAGGCTGTCGTGAACCCGGGCGACGAGGTCCTCCTTCCCGCCCCGTACTGGACCACGTACCCCGAGGCGATCCGCCTTGCCGACGGTATCCCGGTCGAGGTCTTCGCCGGCGCCGACCAGGAGTACAAGGTCACCGTCGCGCAGCTCGAGGCCGCCCGCACCGAGCGCACCACGGTGCTCGTCTTCGTCTCGCCCTCCAACCCGACCGGCTCCGTCTACACGGCAGAGGAGACCGCGGCGATCGGCCAGTGGGCTCTGGAGCACGGCATCTGGGTCATCTCGGACGAGATCTACCAGAACCTCACCTACGAGGGCGTCAAGGCCACGTCGATCGTCGAGGCCGTTCCTGAGCTCGCCGGCCAGACCCTTCTCGTCAACGGCGTCGCCAAGACGTACGCGATGACCGGATGGCGCGTGGGCTGGATGGTCGGGCCCGCCGATGCGATCAAGGTCGCCGGCAACCTGCAGTCGCACCTGTCCAGCAACGTCAACAACGTCGCCCAGAAGGCGGCGATCGCCGCGCTCAACGGCCCGCAGACCGAGGCCGAGCAGATGCGCGAGGCTTTCGACCGCCGACGCCGCCTCATCGTCTCGGAGCTGTCGAAGATCGATGGCATGGTCGTCCCGAACCCGCTCGGCGCCTTCTACGTCTACCCCGACGTGCAGGGCCTCCTGAACCGCACCTGGGGCGGCGTGACGCCGACGACGTCACTCGAACTGGCAGACCTCATCCTGGAGCAGGCCGAGGTCGCCGTCGTTCCCGGTGAGGCCTTCGGCCCGTCCGGCTACATCCGCATGTCGTACGCGCTCGGTGACGACCAGCTGCTCGAGGGCGTGCAGCGCCTGCAGCGCCTCTTCTCCTGA
- a CDS encoding VOC family protein, whose protein sequence is MTGLMPYLSFPGNAGEALEFYQDVFGGQLSLFTYEQFQRTDGPPDMIAHGELAGPVRLCGSDAGPDDDAVHMLGMSFALLGTAEPQILTEWFDQLAEDGTVIDPLQKRPWGAHDGQVRDRYGVRWLIGYER, encoded by the coding sequence ATGACCGGTCTCATGCCGTACCTGTCGTTTCCCGGCAACGCGGGGGAAGCGCTCGAGTTCTACCAGGATGTCTTCGGCGGGCAGCTGTCGCTGTTCACCTACGAGCAGTTCCAACGCACGGACGGACCGCCCGACATGATCGCGCACGGCGAGCTGGCAGGTCCGGTGCGGCTCTGCGGATCGGATGCCGGGCCGGACGACGACGCCGTGCACATGCTCGGCATGAGCTTCGCGCTGCTCGGCACGGCAGAACCGCAGATTCTCACGGAGTGGTTCGACCAGCTCGCCGAAGACGGCACGGTCATCGACCCGCTGCAGAAGCGCCCCTGGGGTGCGCACGATGGACAGGTGCGCGACCGCTACGGCGTGCGCTGGCTCATCGGCTACGAACGCTGA
- a CDS encoding UDP-N-acetylmuramate dehydrogenase: MPEIEPLPLASLTTLQTGAAPTRMIDAHTTAELVDALREVWADGDEWLVLGGGSNLFVGDEPFEGTVIRVLTSGIEKLPSPHEGRTRLRVQAGHNWDDLVAFTVAEGLAGVEAMSGIPGTVGAAPVQNVGAYGQEIQETLVEVEWIDEATGDVTVAAASELGLGFRTSVLKHHYGDVPQRRAVILSVTLDLAEVGDAGRKVQGAQLRRALQLEGDDPVPLAWVRDQILATRAAKGMLLNPADADTHSAGSFFQNAIVSEAFARTLPPECPRWPVTPDLDAVTVIPLERFDGYVPAPVPVQKDVKVSAAWLIEQAGIRKGFALPRSRASISTKHALALTNRGGATAEEVAELARFVQGRVQAEFGLVLQPEPVLVGVAL, encoded by the coding sequence ATGCCTGAGATCGAGCCGCTTCCGCTCGCGTCGCTGACCACGCTGCAGACCGGTGCTGCGCCGACCCGCATGATCGACGCGCACACGACGGCCGAGCTCGTCGATGCGCTGCGCGAGGTGTGGGCGGACGGTGACGAGTGGCTCGTGCTCGGCGGCGGGTCCAACCTCTTCGTCGGAGATGAGCCGTTCGAGGGCACGGTCATCCGCGTGCTGACGTCGGGTATCGAGAAGCTGCCGTCTCCGCACGAGGGCCGAACGCGACTGCGTGTGCAGGCCGGACACAACTGGGATGATCTCGTCGCCTTCACGGTCGCGGAGGGGCTCGCGGGCGTCGAGGCGATGTCGGGCATCCCCGGCACGGTGGGAGCTGCGCCGGTGCAGAACGTCGGCGCATACGGGCAGGAGATCCAGGAGACGCTGGTCGAGGTCGAGTGGATCGACGAGGCCACGGGTGACGTCACGGTCGCTGCAGCATCCGAGCTGGGTCTGGGCTTTCGCACCTCCGTGCTCAAGCACCACTACGGCGACGTGCCACAGCGGCGCGCCGTGATTCTCTCGGTCACGCTCGATCTGGCTGAAGTAGGCGACGCCGGACGCAAGGTGCAGGGTGCACAGCTGCGCCGCGCGCTGCAGTTGGAGGGCGACGACCCCGTTCCGTTGGCCTGGGTGCGCGATCAGATCCTCGCGACTCGTGCCGCAAAGGGGATGCTGCTGAACCCGGCGGATGCGGATACGCACAGTGCCGGGTCGTTCTTCCAGAACGCGATCGTCTCCGAGGCCTTTGCCCGCACGCTTCCGCCAGAGTGCCCGCGCTGGCCGGTGACGCCTGACCTCGACGCCGTGACCGTGATTCCGCTGGAGCGCTTCGACGGGTACGTGCCGGCGCCGGTGCCCGTGCAGAAGGACGTGAAGGTCAGTGCCGCGTGGCTGATCGAGCAGGCCGGGATCCGCAAGGGATTCGCGCTTCCGCGCTCTCGCGCGAGCATCTCGACGAAGCATGCGCTGGCGCTCACGAACCGTGGGGGCGCGACGGCTGAAGAGGTCGCTGAGCTCGCACGTTTCGTGCAGGGGCGTGTGCAGGCGGAGTTCGGACTCGTCCTGCAGCCGGAGCCGGTGCTCGTCGGCGTCGCCCTCTAG
- a CDS encoding MaoC/PaaZ C-terminal domain-containing protein produces the protein MTLVVGDVIAERTVHLTRESLVRYAGASGDFNPIHYRDDVAAAVGLPGVLAHGMLTMGIASSVVVSALPGTARVLDYGVRFTRPVVVDPETGADVTISAKVAAADDDAVRIDLTVKYAEATVLVKAQLRVAADSLA, from the coding sequence ATGACCCTCGTCGTGGGCGACGTGATCGCCGAGCGCACCGTGCACCTGACCCGCGAATCTCTCGTGCGCTATGCAGGAGCATCCGGAGACTTCAACCCGATCCACTACCGCGACGATGTCGCCGCAGCCGTGGGACTTCCGGGCGTGCTGGCCCACGGCATGCTGACGATGGGCATCGCCTCGTCGGTCGTCGTGTCCGCACTGCCGGGTACGGCACGTGTGCTCGACTACGGTGTGCGCTTCACGCGTCCGGTCGTCGTCGACCCGGAGACGGGTGCCGACGTGACGATCAGCGCCAAGGTCGCTGCCGCGGATGACGACGCGGTGCGCATCGACCTGACCGTGAAGTACGCCGAGGCGACGGTGCTCGTCAAGGCGCAGCTGCGCGTCGCCGCCGACTCGCTCGCCTGA
- a CDS encoding FAS1-like dehydratase domain-containing protein, with protein MPVNSELVGRTFPPTPSYLVGREKVREFARAVFADAPQHFDVAAAQSLGHADVVAPPTFAMVIQDLTLQQLLGEADSGIVLARTIHAEQKFAYTRPIVAGDELSAQLRVTGIRTMAGNAMITSEAEITDATGAHVVTATSVLLVGEDSE; from the coding sequence GTGCCTGTGAACAGCGAACTCGTCGGCCGGACGTTCCCGCCGACCCCGTCCTACCTCGTCGGACGAGAGAAGGTGCGCGAGTTCGCGCGCGCCGTCTTCGCCGACGCCCCTCAGCACTTCGACGTCGCCGCGGCGCAGTCGCTCGGTCACGCCGATGTCGTCGCCCCGCCGACTTTTGCGATGGTCATCCAAGACCTCACGCTGCAGCAGCTTCTGGGCGAAGCGGACTCCGGCATCGTGCTCGCACGCACGATCCACGCCGAGCAGAAGTTCGCGTACACGCGGCCGATCGTCGCGGGCGACGAACTGAGCGCGCAGCTGCGCGTCACGGGCATCCGCACGATGGCGGGCAACGCCATGATCACCAGCGAAGCCGAGATCACGGACGCCACCGGTGCGCATGTCGTCACCGCGACCTCCGTGCTGCTCGTGGGGGAGGACTCCGAATGA
- a CDS encoding glycerate kinase family protein encodes MSMQIPQRIVVAPSGFKESLDAAGVARAIAAGVRRVIPGVQVDEFPVPDGGEGTAEALATATGGTLVPARVTGPVGDEVLAHWARLGGAAVGTAVVEMATAGGLRLVPRDRRDPGATTTYGVGQLIDAALDDGATRIIVGCGDSGTSDGGAGALQALGARILDRDGAEIPHGGRHLRDAVHLDLAGLHPRIGEVEIILACNVHNVLCGPRGVARVFGPQKGASPADVEELSDALDVWADLLERQTPHGGLMDVRTGAGTGASGGLGAGLAAVLGARLAPRFEVLLDGDLLPASLDDLMAAADLVITAEGAIDFQTPRGKVPAEVALRARIAGVPVLGIAGSLGEGAPAVHDIGIAAIASILTVPMQLEHAVEQGEELLRDAAERSMRLVLLGAAMSARPAA; translated from the coding sequence ATGTCCATGCAGATCCCTCAGCGCATCGTCGTCGCCCCGAGCGGCTTCAAGGAGAGCCTCGACGCGGCCGGTGTCGCCCGCGCGATCGCCGCCGGCGTGCGCCGCGTCATCCCCGGTGTGCAGGTCGACGAGTTCCCCGTCCCGGACGGCGGCGAGGGCACGGCCGAGGCCCTCGCCACGGCGACGGGTGGCACGCTCGTTCCGGCTCGCGTCACGGGGCCCGTCGGGGATGAGGTGCTGGCGCATTGGGCGCGACTGGGCGGCGCCGCCGTCGGAACTGCTGTCGTGGAGATGGCCACCGCGGGAGGGCTGCGTCTCGTGCCCCGCGATCGTCGTGATCCCGGTGCCACGACGACGTACGGCGTCGGACAGCTGATCGACGCGGCGCTCGACGACGGCGCCACGCGCATCATCGTCGGCTGCGGTGATTCAGGAACCAGCGACGGAGGTGCAGGGGCGCTCCAGGCCCTCGGCGCACGGATCCTCGACCGCGACGGTGCGGAGATCCCGCACGGCGGACGTCACCTGCGCGATGCCGTTCACCTCGACCTCGCGGGGCTGCATCCCCGCATCGGCGAGGTGGAGATCATCCTCGCGTGCAACGTGCACAACGTGCTGTGCGGACCGCGCGGCGTCGCGCGCGTCTTCGGGCCGCAGAAGGGAGCGAGTCCGGCTGACGTCGAAGAGCTCTCGGACGCGCTCGACGTCTGGGCGGATCTGCTCGAGCGGCAGACCCCGCACGGTGGGCTCATGGATGTGCGGACCGGTGCGGGAACCGGGGCATCCGGTGGGCTGGGCGCCGGACTCGCCGCGGTTCTGGGCGCCCGACTGGCACCGCGCTTCGAGGTGCTTCTCGATGGCGATCTGCTGCCCGCATCCCTCGACGACCTGATGGCGGCCGCGGATCTCGTGATCACCGCTGAGGGCGCGATCGATTTCCAGACGCCGCGAGGCAAGGTGCCGGCGGAGGTCGCCCTGCGCGCTCGCATCGCCGGCGTCCCGGTACTGGGTATCGCCGGCTCCCTGGGGGAGGGCGCGCCTGCCGTCCACGACATCGGAATCGCCGCGATCGCATCGATCCTGACCGTGCCCATGCAACTCGAACACGCGGTCGAGCAGGGCGAGGAGCTGCTGCGCGACGCGGCAGAGCGCAGCATGCGGCTCGTCCTGTTGGGTGCGGCGATGTCCGCCCGCCCTGCGGCGTGA
- a CDS encoding SLC13 family permease, giving the protein MSTVTRTRFATTPPGVAASAPRASRRHPGSGRIVSLALVLASAVVLVLFAAQGSASAMTGAPLSTTGALTIGVFLLAVWAWIATPLDDTLVALLAALALIAVGALPSTTFFAALGDETIWLLIGAFIIAAAVNASGLALRGAAQLVRHARTPRALFHLTTVALTLTTFAVPATSGRAALAVPVYAALAAALAGRAGLIRALALLFPTVILLSAVGSLLGAGAHIITGQIVGTATGQEFTFLSWLWFGLPLAIVSSHIACEIVLLRFTSRAERRSTLSISLGDIAATAPTPVQGPLTAVERRALLLLVGAIALWCTEPWHGISPALVALIGAVAAVTPGIGCTSMAASVKTVPWNLLLFLAATLALAAALTSSGAATWIGQAALAPLTGLGEAGAIVFVLAVVAVSLGAHLLIPSRSARSAALIPLVVALAPSVGVDPMAAAFASTAAAGFCHTLTSSAKPVAMFADPQIAPGGFRPADLRRLSALLAPTMFVLVCTFAFFIWPSMGMPLLR; this is encoded by the coding sequence ATGAGCACCGTCACTCGCACACGTTTCGCGACGACACCGCCGGGTGTCGCAGCCTCCGCGCCGCGTGCCTCGCGCCGCCACCCGGGTTCAGGACGGATCGTCTCGCTCGCCCTCGTGCTCGCGTCGGCGGTCGTGCTCGTGCTGTTCGCGGCACAGGGCAGCGCGTCCGCGATGACCGGGGCGCCCCTGTCGACCACCGGCGCCCTCACGATCGGCGTCTTCCTCCTCGCCGTGTGGGCGTGGATCGCCACACCGCTCGACGACACCCTTGTGGCGCTTCTCGCCGCGCTCGCACTCATCGCGGTCGGCGCGCTGCCGTCGACGACATTCTTCGCCGCCCTCGGAGACGAGACGATCTGGCTGCTCATCGGTGCGTTCATCATCGCCGCGGCGGTCAACGCCTCGGGACTCGCACTCCGCGGCGCCGCACAGCTCGTGCGCCACGCGCGGACCCCACGGGCGCTGTTCCATCTCACGACCGTCGCGCTCACGCTCACCACGTTCGCCGTGCCGGCCACGTCGGGGCGCGCCGCCCTCGCCGTTCCCGTCTACGCGGCGCTCGCCGCGGCGCTCGCCGGACGCGCAGGCCTCATCCGCGCGCTCGCCCTGCTTTTCCCAACCGTGATCCTGCTCTCCGCCGTCGGTTCGCTCCTCGGCGCCGGTGCCCACATCATCACGGGTCAGATCGTCGGCACTGCCACCGGCCAGGAGTTCACCTTCCTCAGCTGGCTGTGGTTCGGGCTTCCGCTCGCGATCGTCTCGTCACACATCGCCTGCGAGATCGTGCTCCTGCGGTTCACGTCGCGCGCCGAACGTCGCTCCACGCTGTCGATCTCGCTCGGTGACATCGCCGCCACCGCGCCCACGCCGGTGCAAGGTCCGCTCACCGCCGTCGAGAGGCGCGCGCTCCTCCTGCTCGTCGGCGCGATCGCGCTCTGGTGCACGGAACCGTGGCACGGGATCTCGCCTGCGCTCGTCGCGCTGATCGGTGCCGTTGCGGCGGTCACACCCGGAATCGGATGCACCTCCATGGCCGCGTCCGTGAAGACGGTGCCCTGGAACCTCCTGCTGTTCCTCGCGGCAACGCTCGCGCTCGCCGCGGCGCTCACCTCGTCCGGGGCGGCGACCTGGATCGGTCAGGCAGCGCTCGCGCCTCTCACCGGGCTCGGCGAAGCAGGAGCGATCGTGTTCGTGCTCGCCGTCGTCGCCGTCTCGCTCGGTGCGCACCTGCTGATCCCCTCGCGTTCGGCCCGCTCCGCAGCCCTCATTCCTCTCGTCGTCGCCCTCGCGCCGAGCGTCGGCGTAGACCCGATGGCCGCCGCCTTCGCCTCGACGGCCGCGGCAGGTTTCTGTCACACCCTGACGAGCTCTGCGAAGCCGGTGGCGATGTTCGCTGATCCCCAGATCGCACCAGGCGGATTCCGCCCGGCCGACCTGCGACGCCTCTCGGCGCTGTTGGCTCCGACGATGTTCGTGCTCGTGTGCACGTTCGCCTTCTTCATCTGGCCGTCGATGGGGATGCCCCTGCTGCGCTGA
- a CDS encoding response regulator transcription factor, giving the protein MRHILIAEDDPHITSFVRRGLHTAGYETSEAADGETALLLARSGMFDLVLLDIGLQGMDGFSVLSHLRGEGVGTPVIILTARDSVIDTVRGLESGANDYVTKPFQFAELLARVRLRIGDGEQRSTGPVLSHGDLTVDIRSRRVTVGGVAADLTSREFALLEVFVENATQVLSRDQLIGHVWGMDFDPASNVVDVYVRALRAKIGSERIETVRGAGYRLR; this is encoded by the coding sequence ATGCGACACATCCTCATCGCGGAAGACGACCCGCACATCACCTCCTTCGTGCGTCGCGGTCTGCACACCGCCGGCTACGAGACCTCGGAGGCCGCCGACGGCGAGACGGCGCTGCTGCTCGCGCGCAGCGGCATGTTCGATCTCGTCCTGCTCGACATCGGACTGCAGGGGATGGACGGCTTCTCCGTGCTCTCCCACCTGCGCGGTGAGGGCGTCGGCACTCCCGTGATCATCCTCACCGCTCGCGACTCGGTGATCGACACCGTGCGCGGCCTCGAGAGCGGTGCGAACGACTACGTGACCAAGCCCTTCCAGTTCGCCGAGCTGCTGGCGCGGGTGCGTCTGCGCATCGGCGATGGCGAACAGCGCAGCACCGGACCCGTGCTCTCGCACGGCGACCTCACCGTCGACATCCGCTCGCGCCGCGTCACCGTCGGCGGAGTCGCTGCCGACCTCACGAGCCGCGAGTTCGCGCTGCTGGAGGTCTTCGTCGAGAACGCGACGCAGGTGCTGTCGCGCGATCAGCTCATCGGGCATGTGTGGGGGATGGACTTCGATCCCGCGTCCAACGTCGTCGACGTGTACGTGCGGGCGCTGCGCGCGAAGATCGGATCCGAACGCATCGAGACCGTGCGCGGAGCAGGGTACAGGCTGCGATGA